The following proteins are encoded in a genomic region of Liolophura sinensis isolate JHLJ2023 chromosome 7, CUHK_Ljap_v2, whole genome shotgun sequence:
- the LOC135471085 gene encoding uncharacterized protein LOC135471085, with amino-acid sequence MYEYPGQGMRMSMNGRASPTPLEASGLWRNVLMRHARIHRNHLAIKGDGTWCFPGEHEYTEEELENYKSSYFGKNTNPDRPLSNDSCYDRLFCTHYTYNNKNPRDDRTPSLTIGRRYHTEETKRTVPLLTSSLYGSRLNHPVELFERHLVRVNHIMKSFYRNRGTGLPPIS; translated from the exons ATGTATGAATATCCTGGCCAAGGCATGCGTATGTCCATGAACGGGCGCGCGAGCCCCACACCTCTGGAGGCTTCCGGACTGTGGAGAAACGTGCTAATG aggCACGCCAGAATCCACAGGAACCATTTGGCAATAAAAGGCGATGGGACATGGTGCTTCCCTGGAGAACACGAATACACAGAAGAGGAGCTGGAGAATTACAAGTCCTCTTATTTCGGGAAGAACACCAACCCGGACAGGCCTCTGTCT AATGATTCCTGCTATGATCGATTGTTCTGCACACATTACACATATAACAACAAAAATCCTCGGGATGACAGAACTCCAAGTCTTACGATAGGAAGGAGATATCACACAGAG GAGACAAAGCGTACTGTCCCGCTACTAACGTCTTCCTTGTACGGGAGCAGGCTGAACCATCCTGTGGAGCTATTTGAGAGGCATTTGGTGCGCGTTAATCACATAATGAAATCCTTCTATCGTAACAGGGGGACCGGATTGCCTCCTATATCCTAA